TGCTACGCGTTCTGCGCCCTGGTGGTCCTGGTGCTGGCGCTCGTTTCAGGACAGCCGCTGGTCGGGTTCGAGCTCAACGGCTGGCTCGGCATCCTGGCCATCACGGTGGCCGCGCAGCTCCTGGGCCACACCTCGCTGAACTACCTGGTGGGCCACATGAGCGCGCTGGTGGTGTCCATGCTGGTGCTGCTGGAGATCCCCGGAGCGGCGATCCTGGCGGCGGTGTTCCTGCACGAGGTGCTGCCGGCGGGGACCTATGCGGGGCTGGCCCTGATCATCGCCGGCCTCGCGATCGTCATCGCCGGGCAGCGTGGCAAGCGGGAGAAGCTCGCGGAAGCCCCCATCGACTGACGCCGCCGGGCGGTGGCCCGGCAGGCGGGGCCTGCCGCCCCTAGAGCCCGCCGCGCTCCGGGACGGCCGCCGTCGCGCTGTGGATGGCGCGGAGGATCTTCGCCGGGAAGTAGACCGAGTAGAACACCACCATGGGCGCCTTCAGGGCGATCTTCTTGATGTTGTGCGCCTTGTAGGTGCGGTCGAAGCGGGTCACGTAGTAGCTGTAATCCCGGGGCGAATCCTCCAGCCGGCGTGCGGACATCCCCGAGACCATGGTGGGGACGTACTGGACGCGGAGGCTGTGCTCGGCCAGATGCAGTGAGAGGTCGATGTCCTCATGCATCTCGTCCTTCTCGTCCAGGCACGTCTCGGAGCGGATGATCTCCCAGGCGCTCTTCCGCAGGGCCATGTTGGAGCCGAACAGGAAGTGGTACTCGTGGCGGGCCAGGCGCAGCATGAGCTGCCGCATCCGGTCGTCGGCTTTCTGGCCCCAGCGGCGCAGCGGCATGTCGTAGTAGAGCACGGGGCCGGTGGCCGCCTGCACGGTGGGGTCCAGGAAGGCGTTCTGCACCTGCTCGACCCATTCGGGCTCCAGGACGGAGTCGGCGTCGATCCGGCCGAGCACTTCACCGCTGCCGTAGTCCAGGCCGGCGTTGCGGGTGGGGATGAGCCCCTGGGCGTCGTTCTGCGCGACCAGGTGAATGGGCGATTCGGGGTATTCCAGCTGCATGGAGCGGACGATCTCCGCCGTCCGGTCCGTGGACTTGTTGTCCACCACGATGATCTCGTGAGCCGGGGAACTCTGATAGATGGCCGCCGTCAGGCACTGGCGGATGACGCTTTCCTCGTTGTAGGCGGGGATCACGATCGACACACTGGGCCGGTTCACTCAGTCCTCGATTTCCAAAACACGGATACGCCCGATGGGGCTTGATCCCTCAAACATAGCAAGACGCCCCGCCGGCACGGTTGCCGACGGGGCGTCTTGGGGTGCACTTTCTGTGTGCAGCGCTACTTGCCGTCCGCAGCGTCCTTCACGTCAGAGGCGACCTCTTCGGCCTTGTCCTTGGCTTCTTCGACCTTCGCCTTGCCCGCTTCGGCGGTCTTCTGGCTGGCCTCGTGGATCTTCTCGGCGGCGCGGCGTGCCGTGGTGCGGGCGCGTTCGCTCACCTCGGAAGCGGACCCGGATGCCTTCTCCGCGGTCTCCTCCACGGCGGCCTTGGCCTCCTTCACACCGGCTTCGGCGGCCTCACCAGCCTTCTCGGCGACGTGCTGGGCCTTGGTGGCGACCTTCTCGCCGGCGTCCTTGACGGCCTCGACGACGGCGGGTGCGCTGTGTGCGGGGCCGGAGGACTGGGCGGGGCGGTCCTGAGGACGGTCCGCCGGGACCTTCCACGGATCCTGCGTGGGGCGCGAGGCCTTCCAGACGGCCACGCCGGCCGCGACCGCGGCGCCGATCACCGCGAAGACCAGAAGGCCCTTCTTCTTGCCCTTCTGAGGCTTGGCCAGCTGCTGGTTCGCTGCTTCCGCGGCGGCCGACGCGATCTGGCGGCCCTGCTGGCCGAGTTCGGAGGCCTGCTCCTGCAGCTGGTTGACCACGGGGGAATCGGAGAAGCGGCGGGCGACGGCGTCGATCTGCTCCGGAGCCTGCTCCAGGCCGTGGTGGACGGCGTCGGATGCCTTGCCGAGCTGCTCCGAGATCAGGGGAAGGTATTCACCCACCACCTTGTCCCGGGCGGTGGCGAGAGCCGGGGTGGTCTTGTCCAGGGCTTCCTGAATGCGCGGGCTGGCCTCCTCCACGGCGTCGTGGATCTTCGGGCCGAGGTGGGCCAGGCCCTCCTGAATGCGGGGGGTCACGGTCGCGACGCCGTCGGCCAGGTTGTGGGCCGCGCTCTTGAGGCCGTCCTGGATCTTCGGCGAGGCCGTTTCGATGCCCTGCTGGATGCGGGGAAC
Above is a window of Arthrobacter sp. Y-9 DNA encoding:
- a CDS encoding glycosyltransferase family 2 protein, translating into MNRPSVSIVIPAYNEESVIRQCLTAAIYQSSPAHEIIVVDNKSTDRTAEIVRSMQLEYPESPIHLVAQNDAQGLIPTRNAGLDYGSGEVLGRIDADSVLEPEWVEQVQNAFLDPTVQAATGPVLYYDMPLRRWGQKADDRMRQLMLRLARHEYHFLFGSNMALRKSAWEIIRSETCLDEKDEMHEDIDLSLHLAEHSLRVQYVPTMVSGMSARRLEDSPRDYSYYVTRFDRTYKAHNIKKIALKAPMVVFYSVYFPAKILRAIHSATAAVPERGGL